A DNA window from Sporosarcina sp. ANT_H38 contains the following coding sequences:
- a CDS encoding YrrS family protein encodes MTEREPDLSRVERKKGRNRNKILNSMIAIVVVLIIIAAGAIFSGGKSDKEPSEIEETANDSTVNEDVVEVEEDVEEDDKDNAAEDSNSSTEEETSEPSNTTETDQVDESTTGGDSEKPDSVTSSPSDDAIVAETITDTAWKPIGTTQTGDHVSQYDGSSVDWNEKKQALAYATGLPQDSMIFLKIKNGGGPQKSIGIVSSRDSAQKYRVYLEWVDGEGWKPVKMDKLKTLDFDY; translated from the coding sequence ATGACAGAACGAGAACCTGATCTATCGAGAGTTGAACGGAAAAAAGGCCGTAATCGAAATAAGATATTAAACAGTATGATTGCAATTGTTGTTGTACTTATTATTATCGCTGCAGGGGCAATTTTCTCTGGCGGCAAGAGTGATAAAGAACCAAGCGAGATTGAAGAAACTGCAAATGATAGCACTGTCAATGAAGATGTAGTAGAAGTCGAAGAAGACGTTGAAGAAGATGATAAGGATAACGCGGCAGAAGATAGTAATTCATCAACAGAAGAAGAAACGTCTGAACCATCAAACACGACTGAAACCGATCAAGTAGATGAATCAACTACTGGCGGCGATAGCGAAAAGCCTGATTCGGTTACGTCATCTCCTTCAGACGACGCAATCGTAGCTGAGACAATCACCGATACCGCATGGAAACCTATTGGTACCACACAAACAGGTGATCACGTATCACAGTATGATGGTTCGTCAGTTGATTGGAACGAGAAAAAACAAGCGCTTGCCTATGCAACTGGTCTACCACAAGATTCGATGATCTTTTTGAAGATTAAAAACGGCGGTGGACCGCAGAAGTCTATTGGAATTGTTTCATCAAGGGATAGCGCACAGAAATACCGTGTCTACCTCGAATGGGTGGACGGCGAAGGCTGGAAACCTGTAAAAATGGATAAATTGAAGACATTGGACTTTGATTATTAA
- the mtnN gene encoding 5'-methylthioadenosine/S-adenosylhomocysteine nucleosidase: MKIAVVGAMEEEVTLLREEIDSGLATTIAGCEFIEGKIGEHDVVLVKSGIGKVNAAIATTLLLSNFKPDVVLNTGSAGGFHASLEVGTVVISNEVRHHDVDVTAFGYEHGQVPGQPAAYRADLGLVDVARAAVEEIGAHAHATGLIASGDTFMSNTEHVAKVKETFPLMIAADMEASAVAQVCHQFGTPFVVIRALSDIAGKESSISFDEFLPVAARHSTDIVLKVISKL; this comes from the coding sequence ATGAAGATAGCAGTAGTAGGTGCGATGGAAGAAGAAGTAACACTGTTACGTGAAGAAATCGATTCAGGTCTTGCGACAACAATTGCAGGGTGTGAATTTATCGAAGGGAAAATCGGTGAGCATGATGTTGTGCTTGTGAAGAGTGGTATTGGTAAAGTAAACGCTGCGATCGCAACGACGCTATTGCTAAGCAATTTCAAACCGGATGTTGTTCTGAATACAGGTTCAGCAGGTGGATTCCATGCGTCACTTGAAGTTGGCACGGTCGTTATTTCCAATGAAGTGCGTCATCACGATGTCGATGTTACTGCATTTGGCTACGAGCATGGACAAGTTCCGGGACAACCTGCAGCGTATCGTGCAGATTTAGGACTAGTGGATGTAGCTCGTGCTGCTGTCGAAGAAATTGGAGCGCATGCACATGCTACAGGACTTATCGCTTCTGGTGACACGTTCATGAGCAATACTGAGCACGTTGCAAAAGTGAAAGAGACATTCCCTCTAATGATTGCTGCGGATATGGAGGCATCGGCTGTCGCACAGGTTTGCCATCAGTTTGGTACGCCGTTTGTCGTCATCCGTGCACTATCAGATATTGCAGGAAAAGAGTCATCAATCAGTTTCGATGAGTTCCTACCTGTCGCTGCGCGTCATTCCACAGATATTGTTTTAAAAGTCATCTCGAAACTTTAA
- a CDS encoding ComE operon protein 2: protein MERITWDQFFMAQCHLLAVRSTCTRLSVGASIVRDNRIIAGGYNGSISGGDHCIDHGCYVVGNHCVRTIHAEMNALLQCSKYGIPVAGSTLYVTHFPCLQCSKAIIQAGIKQVIYATDYKNDDYALKLFAQSGVSVQHTPFDEKKADFSSESKLDLFNEMLLKMQALGAGNEELAPYKQRVDSLFEK from the coding sequence ATGGAGAGAATAACGTGGGATCAGTTTTTCATGGCCCAGTGTCATCTATTAGCAGTACGAAGTACATGTACAAGGCTTTCTGTCGGTGCGTCAATTGTCAGGGATAACCGGATCATCGCAGGAGGCTATAACGGATCCATTTCAGGAGGGGATCATTGTATCGATCATGGTTGTTATGTCGTTGGAAATCACTGCGTAAGGACTATCCATGCGGAAATGAATGCATTGCTGCAATGTTCGAAGTATGGAATTCCTGTAGCCGGATCAACGTTATATGTCACGCACTTCCCATGTTTGCAGTGTTCTAAAGCAATTATTCAGGCAGGCATTAAGCAAGTCATTTACGCAACAGATTATAAAAATGATGATTATGCGCTAAAATTGTTTGCTCAATCAGGTGTTAGCGTTCAGCATACTCCGTTCGATGAAAAGAAAGCCGATTTTTCCAGTGAAAGTAAGTTGGATCTTTTTAATGAAATGCTTCTAAAAATGCAGGCACTTGGCGCTGGAAATGAAGAACTAGCCCCTTACAAACAAAGGGTGGATAGCTTATTCGAAAAATAA
- the yqeH gene encoding ribosome biogenesis GTPase YqeH → MEEIKCIGCGITIQTEDPKLEGYTPPASLEKEDVICKRCFRLRNYNELQPVSLSGDDFLAILNGIGQKDGLVVKIVDIFDFNGSWINGLHRFVGAKDILLIGNKADILPKSINPNRLINWMKTEAAKLGLKPVDVLLVSAHKGKGMEEALTAIDKYRRGKDVYVVGCTNVGKSTFINRIIKGATGIGEVITTSHFPGTTLDLVEIPFEDGKAIYDTPGIINHHQIAHHLDANDLKAITPKKELKPKVFQLNAEQTLYIGGLARFDFIAGDRSSFTIHVSNELSIHRTKLSNADNLYKEHLGGMLSPPSGESLETLPPFVRHEFSIKKKKMDIVISGLGWITIQHPDVVVAVHAPRGVDVVLRPSLI, encoded by the coding sequence TTGGAAGAAATTAAATGTATCGGTTGTGGAATAACAATCCAGACTGAAGATCCAAAATTGGAAGGCTATACGCCGCCAGCTTCTTTGGAAAAAGAGGATGTTATCTGCAAGCGTTGTTTCCGATTGCGCAATTATAATGAATTACAACCGGTATCATTATCGGGCGATGATTTTCTTGCCATTTTAAATGGTATCGGACAAAAAGACGGATTGGTCGTTAAAATCGTTGATATCTTCGATTTTAATGGTAGCTGGATAAATGGTTTACACCGCTTTGTTGGTGCTAAAGATATTTTGCTAATCGGTAATAAGGCTGATATTTTACCAAAATCAATTAACCCAAATCGACTTATTAATTGGATGAAAACTGAAGCAGCTAAGCTAGGTTTAAAACCTGTCGATGTGTTGCTTGTTTCAGCCCATAAAGGCAAAGGGATGGAAGAAGCACTTACAGCGATTGATAAGTATCGTCGTGGCAAAGATGTATATGTTGTCGGATGTACGAACGTTGGAAAGTCTACGTTCATCAATCGCATCATTAAAGGGGCGACTGGTATCGGAGAAGTAATTACGACTTCTCATTTCCCAGGAACAACTTTAGATCTTGTTGAAATTCCATTTGAAGATGGCAAAGCAATTTACGATACTCCTGGTATTATTAATCACCACCAGATTGCACATCACTTGGATGCGAATGATCTAAAAGCAATTACGCCTAAAAAAGAATTAAAACCGAAAGTATTCCAGTTGAATGCTGAACAGACATTGTACATTGGTGGTCTTGCACGTTTTGACTTTATTGCTGGAGATCGTTCGTCGTTTACAATTCATGTTTCGAATGAATTATCGATTCACCGGACGAAGCTTTCCAATGCGGATAATTTGTATAAAGAGCATCTTGGTGGGATGTTATCACCGCCATCAGGTGAATCACTTGAGACGCTGCCGCCATTTGTCCGACATGAATTTTCGATTAAGAAAAAGAAAATGGATATTGTAATTTCAGGGCTTGGTTGGATCACGATTCAGCATCCTGATGTAGTAGTTGCTGTTCATGCGCCTCGTGGGGTAGATGTTGTCCTCAGACCTTCATTAATCTAG
- the greA gene encoding transcription elongation factor GreA: MITEKKFPMTAAGKQKLEEELDFLKSVKRKEVVERIKIARSHGDLSENSEYDSAKEDQGFLEGKIVSIESMIRNAVIITADELNTDEVRLGKTVTFKELPDGDEETYTIVGSAEANPIEGLISNDSPIAKGLIGRSKGEQVKINTPAGEMSVTILDIK; this comes from the coding sequence ATGATTACAGAAAAGAAATTTCCAATGACTGCAGCAGGTAAACAAAAACTAGAAGAAGAGTTAGACTTTCTAAAATCGGTTAAACGTAAAGAAGTTGTCGAGCGCATAAAAATCGCGCGCAGCCACGGCGATCTTTCGGAAAACTCGGAATACGATTCTGCAAAAGAAGACCAAGGTTTCCTTGAAGGTAAAATTGTTTCTATTGAGTCGATGATCCGCAATGCGGTAATCATCACAGCAGACGAACTAAATACTGACGAAGTACGCCTTGGGAAAACCGTCACATTTAAAGAACTGCCAGACGGAGATGAAGAGACGTATACGATTGTTGGTTCTGCAGAAGCGAATCCAATTGAAGGTCTTATTTCGAATGATTCACCAATCGCAAAAGGACTTATCGGTCGTTCTAAAGGTGAGCAAGTAAAAATTAATACACCGGCCGGAGAAATGTCAGTTACAATTCTAGATATAAAATGA
- the yhbY gene encoding ribosome assembly RNA-binding protein YhbY: MLTNKQKSFLRGESNRLQPLVHIGKSGLTESVITQIEEALEAKELIKVTILQNCDQDKNEIAAKLEEQVGIEVVQVIGKIIVLYKESVEKKRIELP, encoded by the coding sequence ATGTTAACTAATAAACAAAAAAGCTTTCTTCGCGGCGAATCGAATCGTCTACAACCACTTGTCCATATTGGTAAAAGCGGTTTGACAGAATCGGTCATCACGCAGATTGAAGAAGCGCTTGAAGCAAAAGAATTAATCAAAGTAACAATTCTACAAAACTGTGACCAAGACAAAAATGAAATTGCAGCGAAACTTGAAGAACAAGTAGGTATTGAAGTCGTTCAAGTTATTGGCAAGATCATTGTGTTATATAAAGAATCAGTTGAGAAAAAACGGATCGAACTTCCATAA
- the yqeK gene encoding bis(5'-nucleosyl)-tetraphosphatase (symmetrical) YqeK produces the protein MEVEQLKIEIAKRMPKERYDHVLRVTETAKKLATIHQLSVFKAEQAALFHDIAKFMDKTELHQVLSIANEDSRLYSFHHELWHAPVGAIIACDEFGISDADILNAIRYHTTGRANMSQLEKLIYISDMIEPGRSFPGVDDLREKAAENLNTAMEACIYQSVQFLITKRVPVFPDSIDCYNQLLRREQ, from the coding sequence ATGGAAGTTGAACAGCTGAAAATTGAAATCGCTAAACGTATGCCGAAAGAGCGTTATGACCACGTTTTACGGGTAACGGAAACGGCAAAAAAATTAGCTACGATACATCAGCTTTCAGTGTTTAAAGCTGAGCAAGCGGCACTATTTCATGATATTGCAAAATTCATGGATAAGACTGAACTGCATCAAGTTCTAAGCATAGCAAACGAAGATTCACGACTCTATTCATTTCATCATGAGTTGTGGCATGCTCCAGTTGGCGCAATTATTGCGTGTGATGAATTTGGAATTAGTGACGCGGATATCCTGAATGCAATCCGTTATCATACAACCGGTCGGGCAAATATGTCTCAACTGGAAAAACTGATTTATATTTCAGATATGATTGAACCTGGACGCAGCTTTCCAGGGGTGGATGATTTAAGAGAAAAAGCTGCAGAAAACCTTAACACAGCAATGGAAGCTTGCATTTATCAGTCAGTGCAGTTTCTTATAACTAAAAGAGTACCGGTTTTTCCGGACTCGATAGACTGTTACAATCAGTTATTAAGAAGGGAACAGTGA
- a CDS encoding class I SAM-dependent methyltransferase — MNQAYSEFASVYDELMTDIPYDAYIDIIDVAAGGIDGKRVLDIGCGTGILSMKLAKQGAQVTGIDLSADMLVVAEERAQSLSLPVQFIEQPMQQLEGFADYDVAVIAIDSLNYLPNREDVLSTFRQIHSALAVGGKLIFDVHSTFKTDVIFMEGPFTFDNARISYIWITEEGEELHSVYSELAFFVKVESGLYRRFDEVHTQRTFPVSDYADMLMDTGFSIERIFADWEDEAPHEESERIFFQVRK, encoded by the coding sequence ATGAACCAAGCTTATTCCGAATTCGCTTCTGTCTACGATGAACTAATGACCGACATTCCCTATGACGCCTACATCGATATTATTGATGTAGCGGCAGGGGGAATTGACGGTAAACGTGTGCTAGATATCGGATGTGGAACGGGCATTTTATCCATGAAACTTGCTAAGCAAGGAGCACAAGTGACTGGAATCGATCTTTCTGCCGACATGTTAGTGGTGGCAGAAGAGCGTGCACAGTCGCTTTCTTTGCCTGTGCAATTTATCGAACAACCTATGCAACAGCTTGAAGGGTTTGCGGACTATGATGTTGCGGTAATTGCCATTGATTCGTTAAACTATTTACCGAATCGTGAAGATGTGCTGTCTACATTTCGTCAAATCCATTCGGCCCTTGCGGTTGGTGGAAAATTGATCTTTGATGTCCATTCAACTTTTAAAACGGATGTCATTTTCATGGAAGGTCCTTTTACGTTTGATAATGCTCGAATATCATACATATGGATAACGGAAGAAGGCGAAGAACTTCACTCCGTTTATTCTGAACTAGCCTTTTTCGTTAAGGTAGAAAGTGGTTTGTATAGGCGTTTTGATGAGGTTCATACGCAACGAACGTTTCCAGTAAGTGATTATGCAGATATGCTTATGGACACAGGTTTTTCAATTGAACGGATTTTTGCAGATTGGGAAGATGAGGCGCCACACGAAGAAAGTGAACGAATATTTTTCCAAGTACGAAAATAA
- the rsfS gene encoding ribosome silencing factor → MTTTLLETAYKAIDEKKGEDIVVLNMEGVSLIADQFIICHANSGRQVQAIAKEVSDKASEAGFNTRRIEGMDMARWVLVDLGDVVVHVFHKDERGYYNLEKLWGDAPMLDMAEER, encoded by the coding sequence ATGACTACTACATTACTAGAAACAGCTTATAAAGCGATTGACGAAAAAAAAGGCGAGGACATCGTAGTATTGAATATGGAAGGGGTATCGCTAATTGCGGACCAATTCATTATCTGTCACGCTAATTCTGGACGCCAAGTTCAAGCAATTGCCAAAGAAGTATCAGACAAAGCTTCAGAAGCTGGATTTAACACAAGAAGAATTGAAGGAATGGATATGGCAAGATGGGTACTCGTCGATCTTGGCGATGTTGTCGTTCATGTATTCCATAAAGACGAACGTGGCTACTACAACCTTGAAAAGCTGTGGGGAGACGCACCAATGTTGGACATGGCTGAAGAAAGATGA
- a CDS encoding nicotinate-nucleotide adenylyltransferase, protein MKKVGILGGTFNPPHIGHLIVANEVKQSLCLDEVRLMPTAVPPHKTAPGDATAEQRLQMVELAVKDINGLIVSAFEVERGGVSYTYDTMKKLAESEPEIEFYFIIGGDMIDMLPDWYRIEELVTLVNFVGVGRPGTVGTTDFPILMVNIPQIELSSTVIRQRFSENGTVQLLIPPLVEAFIRQEGLYGS, encoded by the coding sequence ATGAAAAAGGTTGGCATTCTTGGCGGTACTTTCAATCCGCCTCATATCGGTCATTTGATTGTTGCAAATGAAGTGAAGCAATCTCTCTGCCTTGATGAAGTTAGGTTAATGCCCACGGCGGTTCCACCTCATAAAACTGCACCTGGAGATGCGACTGCTGAACAGAGATTGCAGATGGTAGAACTTGCGGTAAAGGATATTAATGGATTGATCGTATCCGCTTTTGAAGTGGAACGTGGCGGTGTTTCCTATACTTATGATACGATGAAGAAATTGGCAGAGAGTGAACCGGAGATAGAATTTTACTTTATCATCGGCGGTGATATGATTGATATGTTACCCGATTGGTATCGGATTGAAGAGCTCGTCACGCTTGTCAATTTTGTGGGTGTTGGACGTCCTGGAACTGTCGGAACAACGGATTTTCCAATTCTCATGGTTAACATCCCACAGATTGAGTTGTCTTCAACAGTGATTCGACAACGCTTTTCTGAGAATGGCACCGTCCAATTGCTTATCCCGCCTTTAGTGGAAGCTTTTATCCGCCAGGAGGGTTTGTATGGAAGTTGA
- the aroE gene encoding shikimate dehydrogenase, with protein MKKWYAVIGDPIAQSMSPNMHEFWFNEENMDATYIPIHVTADQLREVVEGLKNLGCSGWNVTVPHKSAIIPFLNQLDSSARQMNAVNTVHVLEDGTLVGSNTDGRGFVRSLEEATGEQCKDKKVLVIGAGGAARGIAFALQSAGYGPIFFTNRTLEKAEQLATELTESMVLSTAEAELALSEFGLIVQTTSVGMNFAQNGMPLNPENVSEGTVVADIIYNPLETEFLTESRKRGAHTLNGVGMFVHQGALAFETWTEVRPKTGFMIEKITTTLGG; from the coding sequence ATGAAAAAATGGTATGCAGTTATCGGGGATCCTATCGCACAGTCGATGTCTCCAAACATGCACGAATTTTGGTTTAATGAAGAAAATATGGATGCAACCTATATCCCTATCCATGTAACAGCAGACCAGCTGCGGGAAGTGGTAGAGGGCTTAAAGAATTTGGGCTGTTCAGGCTGGAATGTAACTGTTCCTCATAAAAGTGCTATTATCCCGTTTCTTAATCAGTTGGATTCTTCTGCAAGACAAATGAACGCAGTGAATACTGTCCATGTACTTGAAGATGGTACGCTCGTCGGCTCTAATACTGACGGTAGGGGATTTGTCCGTTCATTGGAAGAAGCTACTGGTGAGCAGTGCAAGGATAAGAAAGTGCTCGTTATCGGAGCTGGTGGGGCTGCAAGGGGTATTGCTTTTGCACTTCAATCAGCAGGATACGGTCCTATCTTTTTCACGAATCGTACGCTTGAAAAAGCCGAACAATTAGCAACTGAACTTACCGAGTCGATGGTCCTATCTACAGCAGAGGCAGAATTAGCTCTATCGGAATTCGGTTTGATCGTTCAGACGACATCCGTTGGCATGAACTTTGCTCAAAATGGAATGCCTTTAAATCCGGAAAATGTCTCTGAAGGAACAGTTGTTGCTGATATTATCTACAACCCGCTTGAAACGGAGTTTCTTACAGAATCTCGCAAAAGAGGGGCTCACACACTGAATGGGGTCGGCATGTTTGTTCATCAAGGAGCGCTTGCGTTTGAGACATGGACAGAAGTTCGTCCCAAAACAGGATTTATGATTGAAAAAATAACTACAACTCTTGGAGGATAA
- a CDS encoding YqeG family HAD IIIA-type phosphatase, with the protein MVYKYFLPDEYVKNILHIQPQSLKEKGIKGIITDLDNTLVAWDRPDATPEIIEWMLSMQNAGIQVTIVSNNNEMRVKAFCDPLGIPFINNARKPMRMSFQKALTSMNVKKEEVVVIGDQLLTDILGGNRKGLHTILVVPVATSDAAITKFNRKIERRIMAGLKRRGLIKWEE; encoded by the coding sequence ATCGTGTATAAGTATTTTTTACCAGATGAGTATGTTAAAAACATTTTGCATATTCAACCTCAATCCCTAAAAGAAAAGGGGATAAAAGGCATTATTACGGACCTGGACAATACGCTTGTCGCGTGGGACAGGCCGGATGCAACACCTGAAATCATCGAATGGATGCTTTCAATGCAAAATGCGGGCATACAGGTGACCATTGTTTCAAACAACAATGAAATGCGTGTTAAAGCCTTTTGCGATCCCCTTGGCATCCCATTCATAAATAATGCACGTAAGCCAATGCGGATGTCATTTCAAAAGGCCCTTACCTCTATGAACGTCAAAAAAGAGGAAGTAGTCGTCATCGGTGACCAGTTGCTGACCGATATACTGGGCGGTAACAGGAAAGGGCTACATACGATACTCGTTGTGCCAGTCGCGACGTCAGACGCCGCTATCACGAAGTTCAACAGGAAGATTGAAAGAAGAATCATGGCGGGATTGAAACGCCGTGGCTTAATCAAGTGGGAGGAATAA
- the sigK gene encoding RNA polymerase sporulation sigma factor SigK, with the protein MSGFVMAIVQLWLEIPAVIGYIRGQAFQRPLSKEEEAACLQRLAEGDEDARDELIERNMRLVAHIVKKFHPKHELLDDYISIGTIGLMKAVNSFTPDRKTKLATYAARCIENEILMYLRTQKKVQKDVSLFDPIGMDKDGQSLQIADLLQTDDDSPVDAVEQKERNERLYRHLGKLDARELEIIQRRYGLLDDLPMTQKEIAEQLDISRSYVSRIEKRAIVKLYQLFKHEYNDSN; encoded by the coding sequence ATGAGCGGGTTTGTCATGGCGATTGTACAGCTATGGCTCGAAATTCCTGCAGTGATTGGCTATATTCGAGGGCAGGCTTTTCAGCGTCCCTTATCGAAAGAGGAAGAAGCAGCTTGCCTGCAACGTCTTGCAGAAGGTGACGAAGATGCCCGAGACGAATTGATCGAACGTAATATGCGGCTCGTCGCCCACATCGTAAAAAAATTCCACCCGAAACACGAACTACTTGATGATTATATCTCAATTGGAACTATTGGACTTATGAAAGCGGTGAACAGTTTCACTCCTGATCGCAAAACGAAACTGGCCACGTACGCTGCCCGCTGTATTGAAAACGAAATACTCATGTATTTACGAACACAGAAAAAAGTACAAAAGGATGTTTCCCTCTTCGATCCAATCGGTATGGATAAAGATGGCCAATCACTGCAAATTGCAGATTTGCTTCAAACTGATGATGATTCCCCAGTCGACGCAGTCGAGCAAAAAGAACGAAATGAACGGTTGTACAGACATCTTGGAAAGCTTGATGCCCGGGAACTTGAAATCATTCAAAGACGATACGGTCTGCTTGATGATTTACCAATGACGCAAAAAGAAATCGCAGAACAACTCGACATTTCCAGAAGTTACGTCTCCCGTATCGAAAAACGAGCAATTGTTAAACTGTATCAGTTATTCAAACATGAATACAATGATTCAAATTAA
- a CDS encoding helix-hairpin-helix domain-containing protein has protein sequence MDAAEERVTVLFPSFVSGKWRKIITPIAAIAVLSAFLFFPKGQADNNEFVMSEQNPFPELIEEKIEEEVVNNTQIAPTPIVVDVKGAVRHPGVYSMQDGDRLIDAINAAGGYLPNADSRMLNHAMKLADEFVVYVPVEGEEPLDISITPISGTNAPQDDGKVNINTADENELMTIPGVGPSKAAAIVQYRTDHGNFKSPESLMEVSGIGQKTFEKLESQITVN, from the coding sequence ATGGATGCCGCCGAAGAAAGGGTGACTGTACTGTTTCCTTCGTTTGTATCCGGTAAATGGCGTAAGATTATCACCCCCATTGCAGCAATCGCTGTGTTATCCGCTTTTCTGTTCTTCCCCAAAGGACAGGCTGACAACAATGAGTTTGTCATGAGCGAACAAAACCCATTCCCTGAATTGATAGAAGAAAAAATAGAAGAAGAAGTTGTAAATAACACTCAAATTGCCCCAACTCCAATCGTTGTCGATGTGAAAGGGGCTGTTAGGCACCCCGGTGTCTATTCGATGCAAGATGGAGATCGCCTGATTGATGCTATCAATGCAGCAGGCGGCTATTTGCCAAACGCAGATTCCAGAATGCTGAACCATGCTATGAAACTGGCAGATGAATTTGTCGTTTATGTACCGGTCGAAGGGGAAGAACCTCTAGACATTTCCATCACCCCGATAAGTGGGACAAATGCGCCGCAAGATGACGGAAAAGTTAATATAAATACCGCTGATGAAAATGAGTTGATGACTATCCCCGGAGTAGGGCCGTCAAAAGCTGCAGCAATTGTCCAATACCGAACGGACCATGGTAATTTTAAATCACCAGAATCATTGATGGAAGTATCCGGAATTGGTCAGAAAACATTCGAAAAACTAGAATCTCAGATTACAGTGAATTGA